The Camelina sativa cultivar DH55 chromosome 16, Cs, whole genome shotgun sequence sequence taagtgaaatttaacaataaatctttgtagtatatgttttttagaaactaatctttcacttcaaatttatttttctttttagatttttctaaaTACAgttacataaattgttttttgttttaccatgcattaaaatcttactttcattctaaaactcattaacccattctaaattttggaatatgttcattttttggttataatttaaaaaataacattattactaaaacaaattcatagtattatttttactattttaaaatttccatttcttttaCTTAATGcatattatatagttattatttttattatttactaaaaatacatttatatagatattatttttattatttactaaaaaataaatttacattattgtttatactatttttaatttaattaactttagtTAGTtcgtttatatttattttctactattattagttataaataatatataagcaattaatgaatatttaaaatagtattttttttgcaaaaataaaaataaaatactgtattgattaggtggatgatgatgtggaggaaagagaggagagaaaagttaactttatatatatataaactaatctaaaattaaatttcatatgtaaattaaatatatatatacatacggATACTTAAGATATACAAACTTTTGTTTGCTACTATCTCAATATACAAACTTTTGTTTGCTAGTATCTCAATATACAATAGCAAAAATAAAGTAGTtagaatttgaaataaaattattagttaatatagaaaattccaTATCgaataaaattgtaaatggGTTATTTACAATTTAATAGAGATATAGAAAACAAAGCCCATCAGGCCCACCAGTAAAGAAGATCGCTAGGGTTTAAGATTCAGAGTCAGAACAAGGAGGCGATGAAGAACTGAATCTGTGTGTAGACGAAGACGAAGGAAGAGAGTAAAGAGTTGGCGAAAAAATGGACGCAAACATGATGGCTGGACTAGATGGTCTTCCTGAAGAAGACAAAGCACAAATGAACTCCATGATTGAGCAGCTTCAGCTACGCGACAGGTTCGTCGTCTCTTAGATCTAGGGTTCTGTTCACTTTTCCTTCGTTATATCATTTGGGATTGTCGCAAAAATTCCGACATTTTTTTGGCTTCTTGGAATAGTTAGGGAAATGAAATTACGATGTATTGAAATTTCTTGAACTAGAAACCGATCGAGCTAGATAGATCTTTGTTTATCAGGTTCCTAGGCTTCATTGACCAAGTTTTCACAACTGAACCATCCCCTGTATGGGGCTTACACTTCGAATTGTTGATTCAAGCCCTGACACGAAAGAATACTAACACTCCTAAGAATTGTCACATGTTATTCATGAAATGGGTTGGATTGACAAAATGAAACGAAGTGATATCTAGTGACATTATCTATTTAGTCTCGAACTGCTCTGTTCTAgttgattttgttcttgttgtctgCTCTTATCAAGGCCAGGAATTATTCTTAATTTGCAATCTGCTTTGACTCTGTCGcttgttgttgtctgacattTAAGCGTGATCTCCTTTAAACCAACCAGTGCAGCCAATTAATGTTGCAACTGGACGTTAAAGGAACAACAACTTATGCACTGTCTATTGGAAATGATAGTTCATTGTTCTGTGTTTAGACCTTAACTTATGCTTTGTGctgtggtgttttttttttgcaattactTTCAGCTTGAGGATGTACAATTCATTGGTCGAGAGGTGCTTTGTGGACTGTGTTGATAGCTTTACACGCAAATCTCTACATAAACAAGAGGAGACTTGTGTTATGCGGTGCGCTGAGAAGTTCCTTAAGCACACTATGCGTGTTGGTATGCGTTTTGCTGAGCTCAATCAGAACGCACCAACCCAAGACTGAAAAAAACTCTGCTTccttcagttttgttttttttggtgcgGTTTATTGTCCCAAACCAGAATAAACCGGTTGTTAGTTGTTCAGGTTACTCTTCTTTGAACACCAAACTCCTGTACTGTGAAATTGTTTTGACTAAATCCAAATTCtgatattgaaatttatttgtatttcatTGGAGAGTCTACAGAGAAGCATATCATATCAGTAAATTAGTGACCATTTCCGAATTTTCATTATACTCATTTGGTTTCTTATACATAAGGTTGTTAAACATCTTGAATCTTAGATTACATAAATTGTATCATTCACAATCATAGTGTTGAATTGAAGCATCTCGATGACGTCTGTATCAGTTTTTCATGATACCTACATTGTAAACCGGTTTgaacaaaccaaaattttgcTCGGAAATCGAAGGTTTGAGGTTCTCGTTAAAAGGAGCGAATATGCAAGTCTCGAAAACCCGGTTTGGCATCAATGGAGTTCCCTTACCGGAATTCACATGCTTTAGAAGGTTCCGGTTGTATGTAGCCGCCTAATCTAAACCAACGGCGGTCTGATTCGGTTCACCAGCTGAGGGCCAACCGGTTTCAGCCACAATGATGTCCACGTCTCCGTACCCGATCCGTTTCATTGCTGAGTAAACCGCGTCAAGCTGAGCGTCGAACATGTTGGTGTAGTTCAACTTCGTAACTGGGTCAACGACGACTACGTCTTTTGAGTTAAAGAGTGCGTAGTTTAATGTTTCGGGTCCGAACCCGAAATATGGGTATGGGTGAACCATAAAGAGAGACTTCGTGCGGTTATGGAAGTCGAGGATTGGAGCGAAGATGGCTTTGTCGTAGCTTCGACGCAACTTTCTGGAGCTAGGTGGTTCGGAGGAGCCTGAGAGGACACCTAGCGAGTGAGGCGTAGAGACTAAGATCCCAGTGATGCAATGAAGTACTAATATTAAGGGTGTGTGGAGATTGTCATTCAGTTACGTCGTTCGAGTAAACCAGTTTGTTTTTGCTCCCATCTCTATAACCAAGATTTCAAATTGCTTATATACTTGAAGGCTTGAAGCACAGTTACGTTGGTCTTTAAATGTtaagaagaaaatcaaatttcataaGATTTCAGTAGATGAAAATGTTACTTACAAACAGTTAGGACTTTGTATTAATTTTCTCACTTTGAAATTGTAGTTACCAATAAAATAAGTCAAAACTGagaccaatgtttttttttttggtggaaagcGGGGGCAGAGCCccaaattttattaagaaaaactaAACAGAACTACATACGTACTCGTCGCAGTCATGTACGACCAGCAACATCCTCGTTTAACAAATGAGCAACAACATGCGGTACTAAAACAAAACCATGAAAACCAAGTGATAATGTAAACGCATAGTTGGCTAACCCGTCAGCGAGACggttagcttccctatacacgTGACGAAAACTGAGACCAATTTTTCTTCTGCTTATCTCTAAACcaatgtttcatattttgttgaAAGAACTTGATGATTCACACACCAAAAATGATAGCTAACGAAGATGCATTTCAACAAGTTTCCTAAGAAATTATGATTCAAGGCTAAGAGAATGGCCTAGTCATCTACACAGCTTAAGAAATATACACAAGGGTCTAATTATGTATGATAGTAAGAGTACATACTAATCACATTGTGCACAAAAGTTAAGAAGGACGACTTACTCTTTGATGTGTCAAGTAAGTAAACAGTTTCCGATAGTAAGACTACTTGAAGCTAAGAAAATGCCTGAACATAATTCTATATTTATAGCATCATCAGTAGTCCAAACTCATCACAATTAACATACTGTGATGGTATCATCCCACGATGGAATCATCAAACCATATCAGTTTGATTAAGCACAATCAAAAGTGACTTTGCAGGATGAAAGCACATGCAATCTTGATTTGACCTGACCCCAACTATCACCATCTTCTCATGTCTTTCCAGTGCGATCTCTATGCACCAAAATGTCCTTTTTACTAGTAACAATCGCAACAACCCCTGTTCTCTgttagaaaccctaatttgttgttTAAATGATAAGGTCACCAGTTGGGAAAATGCTCCTTAAAGACCCTTTTTTGTAGTCACTATCAAATCAGATCAAAACCACCGGTTAAAGTGAACCGGTTTGTCTTGCTTTTACATTGCTAATATACCTGAAGCACGGTGAGTCTTTTTAAAATGAGAACAGAGTATCATACAATACAACgatattattttctctctttgtatGATCTATATAGATAACTTCAGGCTTCATCAGGACTCTGTACTATccacagttttatattgttgttaCCCATAACATCATAACCACCGGTTAATTAGATCACTGTGTTTTGCTTCATCTCTATACCAAGATATCATATTGCTCATATAGTAGAAGCAGATTAGGTTTCATTAGGGTCTGAGACTAATCTGCTTacttacaaaaaaagttatatatctAAACTAAAAGCAAACAGAAAGTAGTTGAGACAATGTtactgaaagaagaaaaagaaaaagcaaaataaagaTGCATTCCAACAGGTCTCGTAGTGGCCgactcaaaacaaaaagattaagaaagaCGAGTTACTCTCTAATGTGTCAGAACAAGTTTCTGAGTCACTATATATGCTTCATACTTGCTCTCATGTAAACAAGCTGCTCAGAAACAGTATATGTAATATGAGATCCTTCTTTACCTGCAAGTTTATGAAAGCCTAAATAAGACTTGAGGCTCAAGAAAAGGTCATCAATA is a genomic window containing:
- the LOC104749920 gene encoding mitochondrial import inner membrane translocase subunit TIM9-like, translated to MDANMMAGLDGLPEEDKAQMNSMIEQLQLRDSLRMYNSLVERCFVDCVDSFTRKSLHKQEETCVMRCAEKFLKHTMRVGMRFAELNQNAPTQD